The Blastomonas fulva genome contains a region encoding:
- the ilvD gene encoding dihydroxy-acid dehydratase gives MTHSFDKSKLPSRHVSVGPERAPHRSYYYAMGLTEEEIGRPFVGIASAGNDSAPCNTTLNAQADLCRDGVNAGGGMPRRFNTITVTDGIAMGHQGMKSSLVSREVIADSVELSVRGHCYDALVGFAGCDKSLPGMMMAMLRLNVPSIFVYGGSILPGHFGGKDVTVVDVFEAVGQHAAGNCPLKDLTALEKVACPGHGACGGQFTANTMACVGEAIGLSLPNSNMMPAPYESRADIAIAAGKQVMELLALNLRPRDICTREAFENAARVVAATGGSTNAGLHLPAMASEAGIDFDLFDVAEMFKSTPYIADLKPGGRYVAKDMYEAGGVYMLMKTMLANGLLHGNCMTVSGKTLGENIDEVTWNPDQKVIYDVKTPLSPTGGVVGLKGSLAPDGAIVKVAGMARLQFTGPAQVFDCEEDCFAAVEARQIAEGSVIVIRYEGPKGGPGMREMLSTTAALYGQGMGESVALITDGRFSGATRGFCIGHVGPEAADCGPIALVEDGDLIAIDAEAGTIDLLVDDAVLAERRAAWQPRENDYQAGALWRYAQNVGPASKGALTHPGAKAEKHVYADI, from the coding sequence ATGACACATTCGTTCGATAAGTCGAAACTGCCCAGCCGCCACGTCTCGGTCGGACCCGAGCGCGCGCCGCATCGCAGCTATTATTACGCGATGGGGCTGACCGAGGAGGAGATCGGGCGGCCTTTTGTCGGCATCGCCAGCGCGGGCAACGACAGCGCGCCGTGCAACACCACGCTTAATGCGCAGGCCGATCTGTGCCGCGATGGCGTGAACGCAGGCGGCGGAATGCCGCGCCGGTTCAACACCATCACCGTCACCGATGGCATCGCCATGGGCCATCAGGGCATGAAGAGCTCGCTGGTCAGCCGCGAAGTGATCGCCGATTCGGTCGAACTGTCGGTGCGCGGGCATTGCTATGATGCGCTGGTCGGCTTTGCAGGGTGCGACAAGTCGCTGCCCGGCATGATGATGGCGATGCTGCGGCTCAACGTACCGTCGATCTTCGTCTATGGCGGGTCGATCTTGCCCGGCCATTTCGGCGGCAAGGATGTGACCGTGGTGGACGTGTTCGAGGCGGTGGGCCAGCATGCCGCAGGCAACTGCCCGCTCAAGGACCTGACCGCGCTGGAAAAGGTCGCCTGCCCCGGGCATGGCGCGTGCGGGGGTCAGTTCACCGCGAATACCATGGCATGCGTGGGAGAGGCGATCGGCCTCTCGCTGCCGAACAGCAATATGATGCCTGCACCTTATGAAAGCCGCGCCGATATTGCGATTGCCGCTGGCAAGCAGGTGATGGAGCTGCTGGCACTGAACCTGAGGCCGCGTGATATCTGTACGCGCGAAGCCTTTGAAAATGCTGCACGCGTTGTCGCGGCTACTGGTGGCTCGACCAATGCCGGGCTGCATCTGCCTGCCATGGCGAGTGAGGCCGGGATCGATTTCGATCTGTTCGACGTCGCCGAGATGTTCAAGTCGACACCCTATATCGCCGATCTCAAACCCGGTGGGCGCTATGTCGCCAAGGACATGTACGAGGCTGGCGGCGTCTACATGCTGATGAAGACGATGCTCGCCAATGGACTGCTCCACGGCAACTGCATGACGGTGAGCGGCAAGACGCTGGGAGAGAACATCGACGAGGTTACCTGGAACCCCGACCAGAAGGTGATCTATGACGTCAAGACGCCGCTCAGCCCCACCGGCGGTGTCGTCGGCCTCAAGGGTTCGCTGGCGCCCGATGGCGCGATCGTCAAGGTGGCGGGGATGGCGCGGCTGCAGTTCACCGGCCCGGCACAGGTGTTCGATTGCGAGGAGGATTGCTTCGCCGCAGTAGAGGCGCGCCAGATCGCGGAAGGCTCGGTCATCGTGATCCGCTACGAAGGTCCCAAGGGCGGTCCGGGCATGCGCGAGATGCTGTCGACCACCGCCGCGCTTTACGGCCAGGGCATGGGCGAGAGCGTCGCTTTGATCACTGATGGGCGCTTCTCGGGCGCGACGCGCGGCTTCTGCATCGGCCATGTTGGGCCGGAGGCTGCCGATTGCGGTCCGATCGCACTGGTCGAGGACGGCGATCTCATCGCGATCGATGCCGAAGCCGGAACGATCGACCTGCTCGTCGATGACGCGGTGCTGGCCGAGCGCCGCGCCGCATGGCAACCGCGCGAGAACGACTATCAGGCAGGTGCCCTTTGGCGCTATGCGCAGAATGTCGGCCCTGCGAGCAAGGGCGCGCTCACCCATCCCGGCGCCAAGGCGGAAAAGCATGTTTATGCGGACATCTGA
- a CDS encoding MAPEG family protein, giving the protein MTSAILQPVVILLAWTMVMWLWMYVTRIPAMQRAKIDVANLKGGTGKDLDAVLPPEVQWKAHNYNHLLAEPTVFYAVCIVLAIIGHGEGMNLAVAWLYVALRVAHSLLQATVNRVAIRFLLFASSSLCLIVLVFHAAIPIFDLHLHG; this is encoded by the coding sequence ATGACCAGCGCCATTCTCCAACCCGTCGTCATCCTTCTCGCCTGGACCATGGTCATGTGGCTGTGGATGTACGTCACCCGCATACCGGCGATGCAGCGCGCCAAGATCGATGTCGCCAATCTCAAGGGTGGCACCGGAAAGGACCTCGATGCCGTGCTGCCTCCAGAGGTCCAGTGGAAAGCGCATAATTACAATCACCTGCTGGCTGAACCTACGGTCTTTTATGCGGTGTGTATCGTACTGGCCATTATCGGTCATGGAGAAGGCATGAACCTTGCCGTCGCGTGGCTGTATGTTGCGCTGCGAGTGGCGCACAGCCTGCTGCAGGCGACCGTCAACCGCGTCGCGATCCGCTTCCTGCTGTTCGCCTCATCCAGCCTGTGCCTGATCGTGCTGGTCTTTCATGCGGCCATTCCGATCTTCGACCTGCATCTGCACGGCTGA
- a CDS encoding sigma-70 family RNA polymerase sigma factor, protein MTPASESRRADLQSALIRVAQQDREALRTVYAMTSAKLHGVCLRICTDRGAAEDVLQNVYLKVWQRAGSFDPAKASAIAWLCAIARNAAIDWRRSQRYEDPLPADLGETLVDETADPAADLAQAGERAQIFSCLEELEPVRATAIKAGFYQGLSYPEIAEAMDKPVGTVKSWIRRGLMQLKECLSREQ, encoded by the coding sequence GTGACACCAGCCAGCGAAAGCCGCAGGGCAGACCTGCAATCGGCACTGATCCGCGTCGCCCAGCAGGACCGCGAAGCGCTGCGCACTGTCTATGCGATGACGTCCGCGAAACTGCACGGCGTTTGCTTGCGTATCTGCACCGACAGGGGCGCGGCGGAGGACGTATTGCAGAACGTGTATCTCAAGGTGTGGCAGCGTGCCGGATCGTTCGATCCGGCCAAGGCGAGTGCTATCGCCTGGCTGTGCGCCATTGCACGCAACGCGGCGATCGATTGGCGTAGAAGCCAGCGTTATGAAGACCCGCTGCCTGCCGATCTGGGCGAAACCCTTGTCGACGAGACCGCAGACCCTGCGGCGGATCTTGCTCAGGCGGGCGAGCGCGCGCAAATCTTCTCCTGTCTTGAAGAACTGGAACCGGTGCGCGCCACTGCGATCAAGGCGGGCTTCTATCAGGGCCTCAGCTATCCCGAGATCGCCGAGGCCATGGACAAGCCGGTGGGTACGGTGAAAAGCTGGATCCGCCGTGGTCTGATGCAGTTGAAGGAGTGCCTGTCGCGTGAGCAGTGA
- a CDS encoding threonine ammonia-lyase, with product MTEPSDPLRADRKPSREGIERAAKKISAILPPTPLMPLKHDGMTLWCKAECLQPIGAFKIRGAWHRLSDLTEEERARGVVAFSSGNHAQGVAWAAKRLGIKATIVMPADAPKRKIESTRGYGAEIILYDRRSEDRIAIASRIAAETGAVVVPSFDDPWIIEGQGSTGLEAMVQIIAQAGIHPHRVVTCCGGGGLAAGIALAMPGARITVVEPDGWDDMGNSLRAKKIVPVAPDAPDTVCDALLTPRVSPLTFEILKERKADAVSVSDAQVFRAMRHAHERLRLVLEPGGAAALAAVLEGKVEVDDRTLIILSGGNVDPALFSKALAS from the coding sequence ATGACAGAACCAAGTGATCCCCTTCGCGCAGACCGCAAACCCAGCCGTGAGGGCATCGAGCGCGCCGCGAAGAAAATCTCGGCGATTCTTCCGCCGACGCCGCTGATGCCGTTGAAGCATGACGGCATGACCCTGTGGTGCAAGGCAGAGTGCCTGCAGCCGATCGGCGCGTTCAAGATCCGCGGAGCATGGCACCGATTGTCCGACCTAACCGAGGAAGAGCGCGCGCGCGGTGTCGTCGCCTTTTCGAGCGGCAACCATGCACAGGGCGTCGCCTGGGCGGCCAAAAGGCTGGGGATCAAGGCGACCATCGTGATGCCCGCCGATGCGCCGAAGCGCAAAATCGAATCGACCCGCGGCTATGGCGCGGAAATTATCCTGTACGATCGTCGCAGCGAAGATCGCATTGCCATCGCCAGCAGGATCGCGGCGGAAACCGGCGCGGTTGTGGTGCCCAGCTTTGATGATCCCTGGATCATCGAAGGGCAGGGCAGCACCGGGCTCGAGGCGATGGTGCAGATCATCGCGCAGGCCGGGATCCATCCGCACCGGGTGGTGACCTGCTGCGGCGGGGGCGGGCTTGCCGCGGGCATTGCGCTTGCCATGCCCGGCGCCCGGATCACCGTTGTCGAACCCGATGGCTGGGACGACATGGGCAATTCGCTGCGCGCCAAGAAGATCGTGCCGGTGGCGCCCGACGCGCCCGATACGGTGTGCGACGCGCTGCTGACCCCGCGCGTCTCGCCGCTGACGTTCGAAATCCTCAAGGAGCGCAAGGCCGACGCGGTCAGCGTTTCCGATGCGCAGGTGTTCCGCGCGATGCGGCATGCGCATGAGCGGTTGCGGCTGGTGCTGGAGCCGGGCGGTGCAGCCGCGCTCGCCGCCGTGCTGGAAGGCAAGGTCGAGGTCGATGACCGCACCTTGATCATTCTGTCGGGCGGAAATGTCGATCCGGCGCTGTTTTCCAAGGCGCTTGCCTCGTGA
- a CDS encoding MAPEG family protein — protein MSANILTPAAVLVLWSLVMLFWMAGTRLPAARKMGVDISQATGGRGSDLDPALPPQVAWKSHNYAHLMEQPTIFYATIAIIAIAGAGTDGLNVALAWGYALIRIVHSIWQATVNKVQTRFLLFLASTLCLIVLAVRALLATL, from the coding sequence ATGTCCGCCAACATACTCACGCCAGCCGCGGTGCTGGTGCTCTGGTCGCTTGTCATGCTGTTCTGGATGGCCGGAACGCGGCTACCGGCAGCCAGGAAAATGGGTGTCGACATTTCGCAGGCCACTGGTGGCCGGGGAAGCGATCTCGACCCCGCACTGCCCCCGCAGGTGGCCTGGAAATCCCACAACTACGCGCACCTCATGGAACAGCCGACGATCTTCTATGCAACCATTGCGATCATCGCGATCGCCGGTGCCGGCACCGATGGCCTGAACGTCGCTCTCGCCTGGGGCTATGCGCTGATCCGGATCGTGCACAGTATCTGGCAGGCCACGGTGAACAAGGTCCAGACCCGCTTCCTGCTGTTCCTCGCCTCGACACTGTGCCTCATCGTGCTGGCCGTTCGCGCCCTGCTCGCCACGCTCTGA
- a CDS encoding type III PLP-dependent enzyme, which produces MHNFLDALELIQALTPAQPVTLDRPQAATRAARFFVDRFPGKSLYAVKANPSPDLLRVLWNAGITHFDVASIAEVRLVAETLPEATLCFMHPVKTPEAIAEAYHTHGVRVFSLDCREELDKIVAATGAPEDLTLCVRLRVSSEHSELSLASKFGTELTEARDLLMATRQAADSLGICFHVGSQAMSPHAYVQALDRVRAAIVDASVTVDVIDVGGGFPSAYPGMQPPPLEDYFAIIERTFESLPISYSAELWCEPGRALCAEYNSIIVRVDRRRGEELYINDGAYGALFDAAHIGWRFPVRYLGDTRSSTMADFAFFGPTCDDIDYMAGPFPLPADIKAGDYIEIGMIGAYGAAMRTAFNGFGTSDHYTVGDEPMQSMYTGEARPHWRADNVVSITR; this is translated from the coding sequence TTGCACAACTTCCTTGATGCGCTGGAGCTGATTCAGGCTCTGACACCGGCACAGCCGGTTACGCTGGACCGACCGCAGGCGGCAACGCGCGCGGCCAGGTTCTTCGTTGATCGTTTCCCCGGCAAATCGCTTTATGCGGTCAAGGCGAATCCTTCGCCCGACCTGTTGCGCGTGCTGTGGAATGCGGGAATCACACATTTCGACGTCGCCTCGATCGCCGAGGTCCGTCTGGTGGCCGAAACGCTTCCGGAAGCGACCCTGTGCTTCATGCACCCGGTCAAGACCCCCGAAGCGATCGCCGAGGCCTATCATACGCACGGCGTGCGCGTGTTCTCGCTCGATTGCCGCGAAGAGCTCGACAAGATCGTGGCCGCTACCGGCGCGCCCGAGGATCTGACGCTGTGCGTCCGGCTGCGGGTTTCGTCCGAGCATTCCGAGCTCAGCCTTGCGTCCAAGTTCGGCACCGAGCTCACCGAAGCGCGTGATCTGCTGATGGCAACCCGTCAGGCCGCAGACAGCCTTGGCATCTGCTTCCACGTCGGCAGCCAGGCGATGAGCCCGCACGCCTATGTTCAGGCGCTTGACCGCGTCCGCGCGGCAATCGTCGATGCATCGGTCACCGTCGACGTCATCGATGTCGGTGGCGGCTTCCCGTCGGCCTATCCCGGCATGCAGCCCCCGCCTCTCGAGGATTATTTCGCGATCATCGAACGCACCTTCGAAAGCCTGCCGATCAGTTATTCGGCCGAACTGTGGTGCGAACCGGGCCGCGCGCTGTGCGCCGAGTACAACTCGATCATCGTGCGCGTCGACCGGCGCCGCGGCGAGGAACTGTACATCAACGACGGAGCTTATGGTGCTCTGTTCGATGCCGCGCATATCGGCTGGCGCTTCCCCGTCCGCTATCTGGGCGACACGCGCAGCAGCACGATGGCCGACTTCGCGTTCTTTGGCCCGACCTGTGACGATATCGATTACATGGCCGGCCCCTTCCCGCTGCCTGCGGACATCAAGGCTGGCGATTATATCGAGATCGGTATGATCGGTGCCTATGGCGCGGCGATGCGCACCGCGTTCAACGGCTTTGGCACCAGCGACCATTATACCGTCGGCGACGAGCCGATGCAGTCGATGTACACCGGTGAGGCCCGCCCGCATTGGCGCGCCGACAATGTGGTCAGCATCACCCGCTGA
- a CDS encoding saccharopine dehydrogenase family protein, protein MGKILVIGAGGVGSVAVHKMAMNANIFTEITLASRRVAKCDAIAESVLARTGVKIATAQVDADDVDATSALIERVKPDLVCNLALPYQDLNIMDACLRTGVHYMDTANYEPRDEAKFEYGWQWDYHDRFRQAGLMALLGSGFDPGVTSVFASYIKKHLLDRIDTLDILDCNGGDHGQHFATNFNPEINIREVTAPSRHWQDGEWVEGPALSHKQVFDFEAVGEKNMYLMYHEELESLAKHYPEIKRIRFWMTFGDAYLKHLEVLQNVGMTRIDPVMYEGREIIPLQFLKAVLPEPASLGETTKGKTNIGDIATGVKDGQDKTVYVYNICDHEDAYAETGNQAVSYTTGVPAMIGAAMILTGKWTGAGVFNMEQFDPDPFMDMLNQHGLPWQVKELDAPLAF, encoded by the coding sequence TTGGGCAAGATTCTGGTGATCGGTGCAGGCGGCGTGGGTTCGGTCGCGGTGCACAAGATGGCAATGAACGCGAACATATTCACCGAGATCACGCTGGCAAGCCGCCGCGTGGCCAAGTGCGACGCGATCGCCGAATCGGTTCTGGCGCGTACCGGAGTGAAGATTGCCACCGCCCAGGTCGATGCCGACGATGTCGATGCAACCTCGGCGCTGATCGAGCGGGTGAAGCCCGACCTCGTGTGCAACCTGGCGCTGCCCTATCAGGATCTCAACATCATGGACGCGTGCCTGCGCACCGGCGTGCATTACATGGATACCGCGAACTACGAGCCGCGCGATGAGGCCAAGTTCGAATATGGCTGGCAGTGGGACTATCACGACCGCTTTAGGCAAGCAGGCCTGATGGCGCTGCTCGGCTCGGGCTTCGACCCCGGCGTCACCAGCGTTTTTGCAAGCTATATCAAGAAGCACCTGCTCGACCGGATCGACACGCTCGATATCCTCGATTGCAACGGCGGCGACCACGGCCAGCATTTCGCCACCAACTTCAATCCCGAGATCAACATCCGCGAAGTGACCGCCCCCTCGCGGCACTGGCAGGATGGCGAGTGGGTCGAAGGCCCCGCGCTCAGCCACAAGCAGGTGTTCGATTTCGAGGCCGTCGGCGAGAAGAACATGTACCTCATGTACCATGAGGAGCTCGAATCGCTCGCCAAGCATTATCCCGAGATCAAGCGCATCCGCTTCTGGATGACCTTCGGAGATGCCTACCTCAAGCATCTGGAAGTCCTGCAGAATGTTGGCATGACCCGGATCGATCCGGTGATGTATGAAGGCCGCGAGATCATCCCGCTGCAGTTCCTCAAGGCCGTGCTGCCCGAGCCTGCCTCGCTGGGTGAGACCACCAAGGGCAAGACAAACATCGGCGACATCGCCACCGGTGTGAAGGATGGCCAGGACAAGACGGTCTATGTCTACAACATCTGCGATCACGAGGACGCCTATGCCGAGACCGGCAACCAGGCGGTGAGCTACACCACTGGCGTTCCGGCAATGATCGGCGCGGCAATGATCCTCACCGGCAAATGGACGGGTGCGGGCGTGTTCAACATGGAGCAGTTCGATCCCGATCCGTTCATGGACATGCTCAACCAGCACGGCCTGCCCTGGCAGGTGAAGGAACTCGACGCGCCGCTGGCGTTTTGA
- a CDS encoding class I SAM-dependent RNA methyltransferase produces the protein MNDEQIVRVAARGDGVTASGRHVAGAAPGDTIAPDGAVIPGPHHATPPCPHFGTCGGCSLQHLDDEALADFVRERVTGPLLAKGLTISEVRPVHLSPPRSRRRASLRYTRMKSAVTLGFAGQGSHDLVNIRSCEIVTPRLFDVMMAVRTLVAKWPKPKLSGQVELAEIDQGIDVLITGLAPSSVAEHEMLSAFAETQGLARLSIDQGYGPETQYEPVPVTVSFGDVAVRFPHASFLQATTDGEAALAAAAREALAGARMVADLFAGLGSFAFHLSEPGRKLYAAEAARDPVLALTQAANARQLPVFAEHRDLFRNPLQADMLSRFDGLVLDPPRAGAEAQIAAIAASSLKRLCYVSCNPATFARDARTLCDAGFELKTVWPVGQFRWSTHVELASEFVRAG, from the coding sequence TTGAACGATGAGCAGATCGTGCGGGTCGCCGCGCGGGGAGATGGTGTCACTGCTTCGGGGCGTCATGTCGCGGGCGCTGCGCCGGGGGACACGATCGCGCCCGATGGCGCTGTTATCCCCGGCCCGCATCACGCGACGCCGCCATGCCCGCATTTCGGCACATGCGGCGGGTGCAGCCTGCAGCACCTCGATGATGAGGCGCTGGCTGATTTCGTGCGAGAGCGCGTCACCGGTCCGTTGCTCGCCAAGGGCCTAACCATAAGCGAAGTGCGCCCTGTCCACCTCTCGCCCCCGCGCAGCCGCAGGCGCGCAAGCCTGCGCTATACCCGCATGAAATCGGCGGTAACGCTGGGTTTTGCCGGGCAGGGCAGCCACGATCTGGTCAATATCCGCAGCTGCGAGATCGTGACGCCAAGACTGTTTGACGTCATGATGGCGGTGCGCACCCTAGTCGCGAAATGGCCCAAGCCCAAGCTGTCAGGCCAGGTCGAACTTGCCGAGATCGACCAGGGCATCGACGTGCTGATCACGGGGTTGGCACCGAGCAGCGTCGCCGAGCATGAGATGCTGTCTGCCTTTGCCGAGACGCAGGGCCTTGCCCGGCTGTCGATCGATCAGGGCTATGGCCCCGAGACCCAATATGAACCGGTGCCGGTGACGGTGAGCTTTGGCGATGTCGCGGTGCGCTTCCCGCATGCGAGCTTCCTGCAGGCCACCACCGATGGCGAAGCCGCCCTGGCGGCAGCCGCGCGCGAGGCGCTGGCGGGTGCACGGATGGTCGCGGACCTGTTTGCAGGCCTTGGCAGCTTTGCCTTCCACTTGAGCGAGCCGGGGCGCAAGCTTTATGCCGCAGAGGCCGCGCGCGATCCGGTGCTGGCGCTGACCCAGGCGGCCAATGCGCGCCAGCTGCCGGTGTTTGCCGAGCATCGCGATCTGTTCCGCAATCCGCTGCAGGCCGACATGCTTAGCCGCTTCGACGGGCTGGTGCTCGATCCGCCGCGCGCCGGGGCCGAGGCGCAGATCGCCGCCATCGCCGCGTCCAGCCTCAAGCGGTTATGCTATGTGAGCTGCAACCCGGCGACCTTCGCCCGCGATGCGCGGACCCTGTGCGATGCCGGGTTCGAGCTCAAGACGGTGTGGCCGGTCGGGCAGTTCCGCTGGTCAACCCATGTCGAATTGGCCAGCGAATTCGTCCGCGCCGGCTGA
- a CDS encoding carboxynorspermidine decarboxylase: protein METKAGDPGAFRHFDLNRVPSPAFVVDEAAVRRNLAILADVRDRAGIKMLAALKAFSFWQLGDVVGEYLDGTCSSGLWEARLATEHYTGEVATYCAGYKAEDLREILTLSDHVIFNSPGQIARFAPLVAEARAKGEQFDIGLRINPALPLGETPKYDPSQPHSRLGHPIDQLRPEHLEGVSGIHFHSLCEQDLLPLQEIWAKLEPLLETYFNQLKWLNFGGGHHITRADYQRDELVDFLIAVKARTSCEIYLEPGEAVALDAGILVGELLDVFDNGMKVGITDISATCHMPDVIEAPYRPAMLGERPDAQVIRLGGPSCLAGDIIGDYGLPGPMEPGQRFAFLDQAHYSMVKTNTFNGVPLPSIWLWNSGDDSLKEIRSFGYEAFRDRLG, encoded by the coding sequence ATGGAAACCAAGGCTGGCGATCCCGGCGCTTTCCGGCATTTCGATCTCAACCGCGTCCCCTCGCCCGCATTCGTGGTCGATGAGGCAGCGGTACGGCGCAATCTGGCGATCCTTGCCGATGTCCGCGACCGGGCGGGGATCAAGATGCTCGCTGCGCTCAAGGCGTTCTCGTTCTGGCAACTGGGCGATGTAGTGGGCGAGTATCTCGACGGCACCTGCTCGTCGGGCCTGTGGGAAGCGCGGCTGGCGACCGAACATTATACAGGCGAGGTCGCAACCTATTGCGCGGGCTACAAGGCCGAGGACCTGCGCGAGATCCTGACGCTGTCCGATCACGTCATCTTCAACAGCCCCGGCCAGATCGCGCGATTCGCACCGCTGGTGGCCGAGGCGCGCGCCAAGGGTGAGCAGTTCGACATCGGGCTGCGGATCAACCCCGCGCTGCCATTGGGCGAGACCCCGAAGTACGATCCGTCGCAGCCGCACAGCCGCCTGGGTCACCCGATCGATCAGCTTCGCCCCGAGCATCTCGAGGGCGTGTCGGGCATCCACTTCCATTCGCTGTGCGAGCAGGACCTGCTGCCATTGCAGGAAATCTGGGCCAAGCTCGAACCCTTGCTCGAAACTTACTTCAACCAATTGAAATGGCTGAATTTTGGTGGCGGCCATCATATTACTCGGGCGGACTATCAGCGCGATGAACTGGTCGATTTCCTGATCGCGGTGAAGGCGCGCACCAGCTGCGAGATCTATCTCGAGCCCGGCGAGGCCGTGGCGCTCGACGCGGGCATTCTGGTCGGCGAACTGCTCGATGTGTTCGACAACGGCATGAAGGTGGGAATCACCGACATCTCGGCCACCTGCCATATGCCCGATGTCATCGAGGCACCCTATCGCCCCGCCATGCTCGGGGAGCGGCCCGACGCACAGGTGATACGGCTCGGCGGGCCCTCATGTCTGGCAGGCGACATTATCGGCGACTATGGCCTGCCCGGGCCGATGGAGCCGGGGCAACGCTTCGCGTTTCTCGACCAGGCGCACTACTCGATGGTAAAAACCAATACGTTCAACGGCGTACCGCTGCCTTCTATCTGGCTGTGGAATAGCGGGGACGACAGCCTGAAGGAAATTCGGTCGTTCGGATACGAGGCGTTTCGCGACCGTCTGGGGTGA
- a CDS encoding NAD(P)H-hydrate dehydratase, with translation MADTGTAVLTVAQMVAAEQAVFDTGVSVDALMLRAGTAAGEMIWRIGGCVPTLVLCGPGNNGGDGYVIAQFLRDKGVPITVAALAEPRTEAARKARARFAGGVIALADAVPAPQIVDCLFGSGLTRPLDAPVWDRFKALVLRARRSFAVDLPSGADADRAVWLNDPLPFDHVLALGALKYAHVLEPVASDCATLSLIEIGVTSPDNAATRITRPLIAPPDARSHKYRRGLVMVLAGPMPGAALLAARAAQGTGAGYVKILGAGEPPAMLPADIVWQRADDAAAVAEALCDPRIGAVLAGPGLGRDCAAEALLDAALACPHPLVLDADALHLLGSRRDAVRDRKAPIALTPHHGEFIALAGEEDGALNKAARAARLAAALGACVLYKGADSVIAAPDGGTIIADRRCAWLSVAGTGDVLAGCIAARLANHGETLHALAEAVWLHDRAARDAGPAFTAWQLAEALPLAVEFCLER, from the coding sequence GTGGCTGATACCGGCACAGCCGTTCTGACGGTCGCACAGATGGTCGCGGCTGAACAGGCGGTGTTCGATACCGGCGTGTCGGTCGATGCGCTGATGCTGCGTGCGGGAACCGCCGCCGGCGAAATGATCTGGCGGATCGGCGGTTGTGTCCCGACGCTCGTTCTGTGCGGTCCCGGCAATAATGGCGGTGATGGCTATGTTATCGCACAGTTTTTGCGCGACAAGGGGGTGCCGATAACAGTCGCAGCGCTGGCCGAACCTCGTACCGAGGCCGCGCGCAAGGCGCGGGCGCGGTTCGCGGGCGGCGTCATCGCGCTGGCCGATGCTGTACCGGCGCCGCAGATCGTGGATTGCCTGTTCGGCAGCGGGCTGACGCGGCCCCTCGATGCTCCGGTCTGGGATCGGTTCAAAGCACTGGTCCTGAGGGCGCGCCGCAGCTTTGCGGTCGATCTGCCCAGCGGCGCCGATGCCGATCGCGCGGTATGGCTCAACGATCCCTTGCCATTCGACCATGTCCTGGCGCTGGGTGCGTTGAAATATGCGCATGTGCTGGAGCCGGTCGCCAGCGACTGCGCCACGCTCAGCCTCATCGAAATCGGTGTGACATCACCGGACAACGCCGCAACCCGGATCACCAGGCCGCTGATCGCGCCGCCGGATGCCCGTTCCCACAAATACCGGCGCGGCCTGGTTATGGTGCTGGCAGGCCCGATGCCCGGCGCAGCGTTGCTCGCGGCCCGCGCCGCACAGGGCACCGGGGCAGGCTATGTCAAGATTCTGGGGGCAGGGGAGCCGCCTGCAATGCTCCCCGCCGATATCGTCTGGCAACGTGCGGATGACGCGGCTGCCGTGGCCGAAGCACTCTGCGATCCGCGCATTGGCGCGGTGCTGGCGGGCCCTGGCCTGGGACGCGATTGTGCAGCAGAGGCGCTGCTCGATGCCGCTCTGGCCTGTCCGCACCCGCTGGTTCTCGATGCCGATGCGCTGCATCTGCTGGGCAGCCGGCGAGACGCGGTGCGGGACCGCAAGGCACCGATTGCGCTCACCCCGCACCATGGCGAGTTTATCGCGCTGGCAGGCGAGGAGGACGGGGCCCTCAACAAGGCCGCTCGCGCCGCGAGGCTCGCTGCGGCGCTTGGCGCCTGTGTGCTCTACAAGGGCGCGGACAGCGTGATCGCAGCGCCCGATGGCGGCACCATCATCGCCGACCGCCGCTGCGCCTGGCTGTCGGTGGCGGGCACCGGCGATGTCCTTGCCGGATGCATTGCCGCACGGCTTGCCAATCATGGTGAGACATTGCATGCGCTGGCAGAGGCGGTCTGGTTGCACGACCGCGCGGCGCGCGACGCAGGACCGGCCTTTACGGCCTGGCAACTCGCTGAAGCGCTGCCGCTGGCGGTGGAGTTCTGTCTTGAACGATGA